GGCGGACTCAGTATCTCCTGAGGAACGAAAAAAATTCGTGATATTGGGATTACTGTTTCGGGGTTGCCTCTGAAGGTTCTCTCCTTTCCTCTTGTTTCGACGATTTTCATCAGGTTTATAATTTTCCTCTAGTTGGCGATCTTCCTGCAGTAGACGGCTTTCCTCTGGCTTCCTGTTGTACTCCGCGTTCAAGACAACATATCTCATAAACTTCCCATCCACAACCAAACCATTTCTTCTCATTTTAACACTATGCGTATCACTGAGTCGTTTTCGAATTTCATTCAGTTCTCTTCGCCTCTCTCTTGTCTCTTTATCTTGGTCTTCACTAACAAAaatctttgaattttttaatttaccacaatttttctcaaaatactATTTTTTTACATCCCGAGGCCAACGATAGGATAATTGGTCTTGTCTTGGAATCCGATTTTCTTCCCAGTCTTCTAACAGCGTTTATATCACTTGCTTTAAGTTCAATTTTCATTACTTCATTGCATATGTCCATAATCTTTCTCATTACCTGATCTCCGTCCTCACCAGCAGACTCAATAACTCCATAGAAAATCAAATTGTTTTCCCTCTTCAAATTGTTTATTAAATGACTTTGGTTTTGTAAGTCACGTTTCAATTCTTCATTCTGTTCTCTTAACGCTTCAATTTTGCTATTCTGTTCTGATATGATAGTTTTAAAATTCAACTCATTTATTTGCTGCTTTATGACTTGCTTAGTACTTTCGATAATTTTGCtcttgaatttttcgagaatCCCTGTTAAACTTTCCATATTTACGGCCATTATGAATATAACTGTCAAAGAAAATGCAGTGAATAAGCTTCTACTCAACTCTAACGGTGGTCGACCgaaatcaattgaattatttgtgtaAGGATCGAAACAAATGCAACAGCTGAGCTTTGGACCCACTGTCTTATATCTCTTATCAACAGATAGGCAATTCCGTTAGGtaccaataattattgaggCAGGTCAATGATTATTACTGTGTCTTACGAACAGACGGCTCACCGAGGAGACGAAAAATAATAGGCAACGTTACAGAGCAGTCCTTTATACAGTACGGGCCAAATTTGGGGGTATTTTCACTGAAACAGTTGGTATAATTGCGCCAAAATCAAGTAAATACACTCACACAAACGCAGAAATAGGAGTGATAAAAGATTGAAGCTTGTCTTCAACGCAAACAACGCAAGAGCCTGGCTTGAAGAAACTATtttgatttatcaatatttgtaaAACTCACATGCAATCCAAatatattgatacttagaatAATGTTCCTACCTTTTCAGACCATGACTATTACACACAAAACACAATTAGACCACACTTTGTATTAAAAAACTGTAAAAATTGAAGAGCTCCAAATACCAAGAACAATCACAAGCAAGACAGGCTTGCCAACCTCTTGTAGTTTATATATTATACGACAAAAGAGTTTTTGAGATAAAGTTAAAAATCACAAGCAGCAAATGGCTGTAATTTGATATTTGAGATTGAACCCTAAGGTCAAATACTAACCTTTTATTCCTACGGACGGTGCACCAGCTGACACTGCTGCTAAGGCATATTCGATCTGCACCAATTTTCCCGAGGGACTGAAAAAAAGGTATTTAATAGAAAAAGCTGTTactttcatttagaaaaatacaaaaaatatccaAAGCAAATATTCAAGTTTAATAATGCTTGCTTTGAGCAGCACTCTAACATTACTAACATCAACTTAGGCTACCGGCTGTAAACGTAGAATATTGTTTAATCTTGATGAAACAAGCAAAGATTTACAATTGTTTTTTAAAAATGgcgtttttaatttttttttagatttaataaatattaattactaAAATCTTAGTAATTCTTTTGTTTTGCAGAAATAATCTAACGCCAACTCATTGTGTTGCGTTTACAGTGACAAATGAAATCTATAATTTGGTTATGAAAAAGATAACATAAAGTTGATCGATTTCCAATTACAAaggaacaattattattgataaaaatgaataaatgttacCTGAATGTAGTTAATGAAAAACTATAACGTTCTGTAGCCATGATTACAATGCAGATGCAGAATGACTATTGGTTAAATgcaaacataacctaaaatctagaCTAGaatgaaatttctaaaattctGCTTGTGCctacttgatatttttcaagcCTGATGACATGACTACATAGAGAGTGttactttgaataattttattaaaaatatgttaaaactttaatcaatattgaaaattaaattttgtatacaaattcttctatttttctaatCAAAACTATGATGCTGGataatttgagacaaaattttAAACGAGTGATCAATATCAGGACACAAAGCAAGATAGGCTCTCATTGGTCAAAAATGTTAAGGATTCAAGAGTCTATTTTTGGcaaagaattacaaaaataaGTTTTGTTCGTGCGTTTGACTATTTATTgcatttaaatttcaacaattataaATTTCCACCCAGTTGAAAATACATTTTGAGCTGAAAGCTTGAAATAAATGTTTGCCCAAAAATAAGGAGATTTCAAAACAACCAATGGAAAATGACCTCTCAGAGGGAGTCACCAGCTTCTGATATTCCATCAGACAGCGGTTTGGGAACGTTATCAATACGAGACAAATCTCTTTTGAAACGGAATATCAACAGacaacacaataataatatgagGTAAGCTTAAGGTTTTAATATATTCACAAGttgaaattattcttgtaagttGGGATCTATAATTGAAGCTGAATTTCTTGTTTTGTGCCTCAGTTAgtagtttttaatataaatatgctCCAAATTATTTGCAGGTGCTCTGCTGATTCTGATAAGACCATGCAaagaatactttgaaaaaatgtttaaattttttatcGTCTCAAAATTATCTTTCAGAATCTCAAAAGTCTTATTATAGGCCTAatcatcaaaataacagctCATGTTGATTCAAAAAAGCAAACAAAAAATGGTTACAGTGCCTACCTTGTAAATAACTTAGGTAGGTAGGCTAcctaataaatagtaaaattatACTTGCTAATTATTTTTATGTTAGATAGAACATAATATCTATATCTTCCTTTTTTAGGTGTTTTTTGTATACGGTAGTTCTTTGTATAGTACCTAATCTCAAATATTGGTTATGATtagtttctttataataaacttataggcctatatagcttattaatttttgttggatagagtatataattatgtttaatttTGATTCGTATaggcaataaataataaattgccAGATATATTAAAGATCAATCTCACACAGaacattaattcattatttatttaataataaggctttacaaaaataaaacacttataatttttaaaaaaccctcaaattaaaaaaatagtatCTACAATAGTAGGAataagatgaaaatatttttaagataTGAGCACAAGGTATTAGATACTAGTCCTAGCCATTCATTTATAAGCTATTCAATAATCTTTACAATTCAGGAAGAGAATTCCAAATAcggaatagaatatttatagGGATGACATTGTCCTTATTTTTCATAGAGAGCGAAGTAAAGGCGTAGTGACCTGATCTTCTTTCATGTTGTTAGAAAACCCCCCTGGTATTTCTAAATTCCTTCAGCTGTCTATgtaatagatttataatatttctgaGCAGTTGTGAGGATGATTGTTATAGTCGTACTGAATATCTGGTTTTTTTATTCAGTTCAGATTCATAACCAATTAGATAAAAGTGGTGTTGAAGAGAATATTTATGTTTTGTAGTGCAGGTTACGTGCCAGTCCACGAGGCGTCCCTACATCGGACAGGTCTGCGAGGCAAAAAGACGTGGGCCTTTTGGACTCTGGTCGGAGTTCTGAGTGCCCTGGCCTCTGCCAATATCGTTCTCACCGTCTTCATACTCAAGGTATCAATACACTCGTcaaattctcatcatttttGGCTCActggatttttaaaaatatcttaCCAATAGGATTCACCTATTCTGACCTAGACTTAAACTTGAGactttcatttcaaaatatccAAATGTTCCCGTTGCAAGATAGTGAGAGAATTGTTACAATTTCATGCAAGTCCATATGGTTGATTTTAACAATTTCTAACAACATTCATGCAAGTCCATATGGTTGATTTTAACAATTTCTAACAACACACAGTCGATGCAGTATTGTATCATTTTGAATACGGTAATACGTACATGCTAGTGGTGAcaagaattaacaattattAACAATTGCAAAATTAGAACGACTGCACCAAGCAGGCGTCAGGACCCGCCAACTACCACTAGCGCTGAGCCAAGACGCGGTGGCAAATTATTAGGTGTTATTTTTCAGTATAAGCTACTATTTActcatttaaaatacagggaAGATGTAAACATGTAAATAATATGTAACATATCTAAaagaagaaaggaggaaaagatTGGAAAGTTTATTTAATGAAGGACTAgaataagaatttatttaaCGATAgatatcaagtttgaaaaaaatcgcTCACTTGTTGCTTTTGATAAAAAAAACCATATCTctgaataattctacatttttcaattagcctatatttattatattctatcttgtcaataattgtaaatattattattgaagttaAGTAACTTTTAAGACTCTTTCCTATACAGTGTATACTGAGCCATCCAACTGGGGAGTCTATAGTGAGCTTTATTTCACTATCAGCATTCCTTGTAGCTTTTACCATCAAGAATCTAAAATGTTATTAGTAGAATGTATTAGCTCACTCACTACACGCTCTTAACGTTAACACAAGTTATAGCACTACAATCTACAACAATAAATAtcacattaataatattcacaataacaGCAACAATATCAACGGTTTCCATATGAAATCAGTTCCGACAGTTTTAACTGAATCTCACTAAATTCATATTccatgtaataataattgaagtaatgaaataaaaattttcaaaaataaatatgtacaAACAGAAGCATATGACACGAATTATATAAACAATACATCAAGCAAACTGTACTGCAAATAAAACTTTCTGCACTGCCAACAAAAGAACACCTTGCGTGTTGGCAGTGAGTCACAGAAAGCCACATATATTTTTCGCTTACCTCTGAACTTATAATGTACCAGCTATTGTATTTGCtttggaaaaaaatgaattagaatTTGGTAAACAGGTGCTGCGAATCAGCCACCAGGCCATGGAGGCTGTGGAAATAGTGAGAGGATCGGGGGACGGGGAGGGGGACATTGTGAAGATGCACGGCAACATCGACTTGGGCAGCATTTACAAGCAGGATGGACTGTTGGAGAGTTTCAACGGCGATGCTCTTAAGGTAAGGCACATTCTTTGCTTAGGGTGATGCGCTCAAGGCTTGTACTGCATTCAATTCATTGTTTCAGTGTCCTTAAATCTGCATGCATTTCACAGTTTTGCCAGTGCTAAGAGatattgcattatttatgttaGATGTAGCACCTACCTAATTGATCTGAACATCAATTTGTTGATAATTGGAGTGTTTCAAGTGTATGGTGACTCTTAGTGGCTGCTAAAAGATATTGACTCTTTGTGTTTTTGTATTCATCAGTCACCTatcgaaaattaatttaatgattaAGTTGAAGTGCTGAATAGTCAAAAtatgtattaattattatatttatttctcaATATGTGTTCAAGGGATTTCATATCTATTCGAACTGATGAATAATGTGAATAATGACCAGTCGTTATGCCCAGTTTCACCaatacatttgaacatggtGAAATCGCCTACGATTTACGagtgaataattcaattcaatttataattgcaTCCTAAACATCTGATGATCAGACAGAGGATGAATAAAAAAACAGCAACCTTGGGAAGGCTATCAACACCCATatcacaataacaataataaaatactgtaatcaTACAATCGTCacataaatttttttttttttgaaagattCAGTCGATCGAAATTACCTATATGTGCTAGGGCCTGGGTAGTTGAATCAAGACaaggaacaataatatattattcgtGCAGAAATTCATCCAAAGAAAAGTATGGCCTTTCAAGCAACAGCCTCTTTAACAATCATCTGAATTAGGTTCGCCATGCCTCTAATATGCTTAAGGAAGCCTGTTATATATTTTTGGGCCCATATATTGCGGAGATTTTTTTAACATGGCGGTTCTATGAACAGCCACTGATAGGGTGGCTGAGAGCCTTGTATTGTACCTGTGGATTTAATTATTGCTGGTGAAGTTTGGTAGATTGAGTGAAAATACAGATCTCCAAGGTATACAGTGACGGCAGTGTGAGTATCTTGCTACTAAGGAAAAGTTCTCGACAGGGATATCTGTCACTAAAACATATCATTTCTATAGTTTGTTGAAGCTTCCATTCAAGCTCACACATATAAAGCGTACCCGGTTTATCAACTGTAGTGATAAATCTGTAACGGATAAATCCTTATAAATAGCATTAGAAAtacttaatattattcaattgatgcaagcagtttgaagtgaatctcggTATATATTTCCATTCGTAATGGAAAGAGTGAATTGAACGAATATTCTGATTTAtagcattttatattattcgtGAATAGATGGAATTGTATTTGTTGGAATgctgattgatgaaaaaatatctatcattaaacgaaaatccaaagttaAATGTTCGAAACCACCCCGAAGATTATACTGCTAGTGCAAATATTggcaacagggtgaacagctagaaggaaattcgatgagaaggATGAATCAGGTGTGCTCACCCTTACACAAAACTGGCAAGTTTGAGCACACCTGACTGGCAGTCAGTAGTTatcgggttcgattcccgggctgccaaataatttttggatagtagcactcatcggatttccttctagctgttcaccctgttggcAATATTTGCAGTTCCTAGCAGAAATCTTTGGTGTGGTTTAGAGCATTCAACTTTgaattctcgtttaataataattatttgttcgTAAATACTTTGAttgtcttaaggtgcgtacagatatacgcgccgtgaacatgagcaattcacttttaatcagctgactatatctgtatttttacagaaacggtaagatacaacagacataaaaagcttggcatcagctgattaaaagtgaattgctcatgttcgcggcgcgtatatctataCGCACCTTTAAAGACAGTGTCTTGTGTCATACGAATGACTGTTTATATACTAGGTTATGTCTTCTTGAAcaatgtaaatttattttttgtttatgcCAATGTGGAAGCTTCTATTATGTACAGTACTGTATTGTATCTAATgggaaattaaattattttattgtgcaGATAACAGGCGACAACGCGCCAGTGTTTGTTGAGCTGCGAGGGGGCAGCGCTAAAGGGGGGCCGCGACGAGTGTTGGTCGTCAGGCAGAACGAAACGAGGTTGCAGGGCGTTGAGTCGTTCAGCGTCTATGACGGCGAGGCCAAACCCATCTTCTCCACCCACTATCCCAACTTTGGGCTGCCGCGCGGTGTCCGCAATATCGATGTTAAACTGGTCAGCCAACTAATTAGCTTGTTAcagtatttaaaaaataatattgtaaaatatcagttataatagaaatttgtgAAATCTAAAATAATATTGGTTGTGACAACTTCACTCTAATTATTTTTCTGAATATTACGTGTCCAATTCGTTGGTAAAATATCTCATGAAATTTCAACACTAAAATGACGACTTGCAGATAGTCGATGATTAGtagtgaaaaatatgaaatattgacTCACTGACTGGAGCACGCTTGTGAATCGAACTGATTGGGATTGAACTGTTCTAGTGTTAAAACTTGATGAAACATTTAGCAGCTCGTAATGGATGAAGAATATGAAACGTatagcagttcgtaatggatgAAGAGTATGAAACATTTAACAGTTCGTAATGGATGAAGAATATGAAACGTatagcagttcgtaatggatgAAGAATATGAAACATttagcagttcgtaatggatgAAGAATATGAAACGTatagcagttcgtaatggatgAAGAATTCAAGacttaaaataatctattaataatacaatttcttatgGAGTAGCGTTATGGGGGAATTCTCCTGAGTCAATTTGCAATATGCAATTTGATATTCAGTTTGAAAATGGGCTATAAGGATGAGTTAGACAATGAGAACAAGCTTTCCAGACTTTTCCAAGCTTACACTTTCCAGACTTTCCGTATTAGAATGTATATTGGTCGtatttaaaatagaataataaaaaggtaacactttaaaaaatgatgatgtacttatattgtatgaatgaataaaaaatgaacataGTTTGATAGAAAGTTGTATGTGTACATTTGTATGACGTCACGACGTTGGAGGTGATCAGCATCGAACCACACTGAATGCGAAGGCGTTTAAGAGTTTGATATTGAATCTCTATAACTTAAGATTACTTTCTCTATGCCTTAGGCCTACCCGAACACATGAAAAGCTGGAGTTGAAGAGAGAGTTGGTCTATTgctgattttattcaatttctgaaTTCAATGATCGCTTCGCCGGCAATCAGACAATCAATCGACTCCAATTCTATGAATGATAGcctacattttcatttcagacATGATTAATTTTAGCAATGATTTCACAAGTCCTTACACCCCTTTCACAGGAGGTGACTGGATAAACAATATTAATTGTTATCTTGTCATGGATGGACAAAGAATAAATGTTGATTTGTTGTTGTAGGTGGAGACAGACCGCGTCCGCAGTCCCCGTGACGAGGGGCTGAAGGTGCGCGGAGAGGGAGGTGCCGGGGTGGGTGGTGGTTTCCTGGCGCATGCACAGAGAGTGCGCCTGCTGGGATTGGAGGGGACGCGCATAGACGGGGGGAAGGGGATGGTGTGGAGTGCCGACCAGACGCTGCATCTGCATAGTGCTAATGGCAGTGTTGTGCTCAAGGTAACACTATAGATTGGCCAAATACATGAACACCATTATCCTTTCTGTTGACAAGATAAGTTATTTGTACATCTACTGGACATACGTGCGACGTTTTCCCAAGGAAGAAAAATAACTTTTGTCAAGTATGGTACACaattgttttcctccacctaaatttataaaaataattgttcaacttCCCTTCATTGTGATCCTTTGCTTCTAACAGTTCGTTAAAATTCAAACATATCCTTCACCAAAGACAGTAGTATCACCGAACAACAACACTATTATATAGGGTGATTATAAAtagactttacaactttgaaagcacatatatatttattgaaattacttacagaattgagaaaggtgtctttttgttacaaaacacttcaagtttaaggtgtgggtgttattttggttcgatgtgacagccgttggtaatgcaACATACCGTACATaccaccgataatcgatttcttgtCATACTCGTACCAGCTAATTGTCTATAAAATCCCAAACGTCTCCGTGGAAATGAAATGGTGCACCGTCATGCTTGACAAGATGAATAAGTAAGTGCCATTTTACTTTCTGCATGACGGTGAACCAGCTCATTTCCACGGAGAAGTTCGGGATTTTTTAGACAATTGCTTTCAACTTCGCTGGATTTACCATGCAGGGCCAATTGCAAGGCCACCTCGCTCACCGGATTTAAAATcgatggatttcttcctgtggAGTTTCATTAAGGATAAGGTTTATGTTCCGCCTCTAACAGACAATCTTAATAACCTCCGAAATCGGATCACATTTggatcgctgcggttgcacaagttacgcctgatatgctggtacgagtgtggcaagaaatcgattatcggtgaTATGTATGTCtcattaccaacggctgtcacatcgaacCAAAATAGCACCCATACattaaacttgaagtgttttgtaacaaaatgacacctttctcaattctgtaagtaatttcaaaaatatttatatgctttcaaagttttttataatcaccctgtatattatattttc
Above is a window of Nilaparvata lugens isolate BPH chromosome 4, ASM1435652v1, whole genome shotgun sequence DNA encoding:
- the LOC111044394 gene encoding beta-sarcoglycan, translated to MTSQRESPASDIPSDSGLGTLSIRDKSLLKRNINRQHNNNMSAGYVPVHEASLHRTGLRGKKTWAFWTLVGVLSALASANIVLTVFILKVLRISHQAMEAVEIVRGSGDGEGDIVKMHGNIDLGSIYKQDGLLESFNGDALKITGDNAPVFVELRGGSAKGGPRRVLVVRQNETRLQGVESFSVYDGEAKPIFSTHYPNFGLPRGVRNIDVKLVETDRVRSPRDEGLKVRGEGGAGVGGGFLAHAQRVRLLGLEGTRIDGGKGMVWSADQTLHLHSANGSVVLKASGGGVQLDVKSMPIVGTGRRSGLPLASHYKVCVCMPQGKLFRVPVPSPTAVSSSKACSYVNMAPHLNPCNA